In Flavobacterium sp. CBA20B-1, one DNA window encodes the following:
- a CDS encoding SPOR domain-containing protein: protein MKNLRTHKVFIIFILTFLFHQKSVAQITIIENSEQKTIDLLLERKMNQNNQFSLYTNYSVQLKNGLKEEAEAVYREFTTEYPQIDATIIFANPKFKVVVGNFKNKIEAENLLKKINYKYPDAFVVKLKH from the coding sequence ATGAAGAATTTAAGAACTCATAAGGTTTTTATTATATTTATTTTAACATTTCTGTTTCATCAAAAATCGGTTGCACAAATTACTATAATTGAAAACAGCGAACAAAAAACCATTGATTTGCTTTTGGAGCGAAAAATGAATCAAAACAATCAGTTTTCGTTGTACACCAATTATTCTGTACAATTAAAAAATGGTTTGAAAGAAGAAGCAGAAGCTGTTTATAGGGAATTCACCACCGAATATCCGCAAATTGACGCTACTATTATTTTTGCCAATCCAAAATTTAAAGTGGTTGTTGGTAATTTTAAAAATAAAATTGAAGCAGAAAACCTATTAAAAAAAATCAATTACAAATATCCCGATGCATTTGTAGTAAAATTAAAGCATTAA
- a CDS encoding c-type cytochrome, whose translation MKKVGSHTSFSRILFLCLTFVLTFSTGSFAQDAAKGKELFNANCAACHKLDANSTGPALRGVAERRSSDWLHKWIKDSSGLIKSGDADAVKLFNEWNKVPMNSFPNLSDEDIDNILAYTSEPKPEPTVAKTPESGAAASGGGVSEMIVLGALVVVLAMLVVMLILVRRVLNKVADKNNLLTANETKSLPIWKAFVKNQFLVITSVIVLMLAGAYFAFGYMMQIGVDQNYEPIQPIHFSHKIHAGENGIDCKYCHSSARTSKTSGIPSMNVCMNCHKNISEFTGSPDSTYVDYSKEFYTAEIKKIYDAVGWDPATQSYTGKEKPVKWVRIHNLPDFVYFNHSQHVSVAGLECQTCHGPVETMEIMKQHSPLTMGWCVNCHRETEVNVKDNEYYAKIHEELSKKYGVEKLTAAQLGGLECGKCHY comes from the coding sequence ATGAAAAAAGTGGGTAGCCATACTTCGTTTTCAAGGATTCTTTTCTTGTGTTTAACATTTGTGTTAACATTTTCTACAGGGTCTTTTGCGCAAGATGCAGCAAAAGGTAAAGAGTTATTTAATGCAAATTGTGCAGCTTGTCATAAGCTTGACGCTAATTCTACCGGACCTGCCTTAAGAGGTGTGGCAGAGCGTCGATCTTCAGATTGGTTGCATAAATGGATTAAAGACAGTTCAGGTTTAATCAAATCTGGTGATGCTGATGCTGTTAAATTATTTAACGAATGGAATAAAGTTCCAATGAACTCGTTTCCAAATTTATCTGATGAAGATATTGATAATATCCTTGCTTATACATCAGAGCCAAAACCGGAACCAACCGTTGCAAAAACGCCAGAAAGTGGTGCAGCAGCTAGCGGAGGTGGTGTTTCTGAAATGATTGTTTTAGGGGCGTTGGTTGTTGTGCTTGCAATGTTGGTAGTAATGCTTATCTTGGTAAGACGAGTGTTGAACAAGGTTGCTGACAAAAACAACTTGCTTACTGCAAACGAAACAAAATCGTTGCCAATCTGGAAAGCATTCGTTAAAAATCAGTTCTTAGTAATCACTTCTGTAATTGTGTTAATGTTGGCAGGTGCGTATTTTGCATTTGGTTATATGATGCAAATTGGAGTAGATCAAAACTATGAGCCAATTCAGCCAATTCACTTCTCGCACAAAATACATGCTGGTGAAAACGGTATCGATTGTAAATATTGTCACTCGTCGGCACGTACATCTAAAACTTCGGGAATTCCTTCAATGAACGTTTGTATGAACTGTCACAAGAATATTTCTGAATTTACAGGTAGTCCTGATTCTACTTACGTTGATTACAGCAAAGAATTCTATACCGCAGAAATCAAGAAAATATACGATGCAGTAGGATGGGATCCTGCAACGCAATCATACACAGGTAAAGAAAAACCAGTAAAATGGGTTCGTATTCATAATTTACCTGACTTTGTGTACTTTAACCACTCACAGCACGTCTCTGTTGCAGGTTTAGAATGTCAAACTTGTCACGGACCGGTTGAAACAATGGAGATCATGAAGCAACATTCGCCTTTAACAATGGGATGGTGTGTGAATTGTCACCGTGAAACAGAAGTAAACGTAAAAGACAACGAATACTACGCTAAGATTCACGAAGAATTATCTAAGAAATATGGTGTTGAGAAATTAACAGCAGCACAGTTAGGTGGTTTAGAGTGTGGTAAATGTCACTATTAA